The Betaproteobacteria bacterium sequence GAAGCAGTGGCGGCCCCATTGAACTCGATGGCGGTTTTACTTACGACAAGGTGAAGCTGGAGTATTGGGCGCAGGACAAGACTGGAAAATTCGTTCCGTCGGGAACAGCATCTTACGACCTGCTCTCAGGCAAAGGGTCAGTTTCGGCTGTCGCAGCGCTTTTCTCTCAAGGGCTTGCCGGTCCGCAGGCTGCAATGGTTCCCGAACCGGAAACCTACGCGATGTTCCTGGCTGGACTCGGCTTGATGGGTGTCATTGCCCGGCGGCGGGTTGGCGTTTGAGTACGGATCGATTGCTTGGTGGATGCTACGGTCAACCGGAAAAAACAGGGAAAAATGAAAAGCCGGGGTAACCCGGTTTTTCATTTTCTGCCAGTACACGTTTTCCGCTTGTCAGGCTGCCCTGGCTTATCAGGTAAAATGCCGAAGGCGTATGCCGAGGTGATATGATGCCGCCGGACTAAAGTTATTGGGTGTTTCAAAATGAATGATGTCCATCGTTAGTGAGAAACGAGCTGGTCGAGAACGACGCACGGCGTCTGGTCGACCGCCGTCAGGCATAAGGGAGCGGCGCACGGACGACAGGCGGCAAACGATCGTTTCGGAAATTCCGTTTGTCGTATGGGTCAGGCATTTCGCTGCTTTTCAGCGTCAAATAATTTCAAGGAACCGTGAGTCGTCAACCGGTGTCTCTACCGCACCGGCTGATGACGAAGGCAAGAAATGAATATGGACTCAAATTTGAACAACGAGCGCCGCAAGCGTGAGCAACGGCGTCATGTCGATCTTGGGCCGCCGTCCGGCATCGGTGAAAGACGCATCAACATCGAACGTCGTGTGTTCAACCTCGACTTCAATAGCGGCGAGCAGTGGTTCTCCCACCCGCAGCAGGGTGCTGCAGGCAAGGGAACCACCAGTCACTGATGATTGCCGGGTTTAAGCGGTCTGCCTGGCTTTCTTTGAGGTGTTACCAGCCGGGGCTTTTTCGGGTTCACTGGCCTCAACGAAGTAGCCACAAAGCGGGCATTTGAAACCGGGCGGGCAGTCATGTTCCCGGGCGCATTGACCTTGAGTCTGATCTGTCAGGACCATTTCGCGTACCGCTTCGCAGCGGCTAATCGGGGCGTCAAAGAATGACATCGGAGTCTCCTTGTTTTTAGTGTGGGTATATTCAGTCTAGTCGGGATGTCAGCGATTACCATGAATGAATAAAAATACACGCAGCCATCATTGTCATGCTCAGTGTTCAAGGTGCCGCGAGAGCCACATTGTCAGATGCTGAGCAAGGTCTTCGCCAGGTGCCAACAAGTACATTTCATGCATGCCAAGTAGATGCGAGTCGGCTCGCTGGCAGGCGGTCTGGCCAAAACTGTCGTCAATGTCGAAGAGCATGAGCAAGGGTGCGACCAGCAAGTCGAGCGCCTGAGCGCCGGCACGGTCAATCAGGCCGCCGTGGCAGACCAGTGCTTTGACTTGCGTATCGCGCTGGGCGGTGGCGCGGATGGCAGCCGGGGCGACATCGCCACTGGTGAAGATGGCGAGCGTGAGTGTCTGCATGTCGCCATCGCTGCGAATCAGATCAAGGATATCGATCAGGCGTGTGGTGAGGCGCGGGACGTTTTGCGTGGCGTCAACAAACTGCATTTCCTGGGCCGTCAGTAGTTCCATCGTGAAAGTCGCGTAACCACTATCAAAACAATTCGCAGCGATGCTGATGTCAGCTTCGGTGTGATGCGATCGGACAATCAGAAGCAGCCCGCGTGGGGTGCCCGGGCATTCAAGCTGGCCATGCAGCGATCCATGCGGGGTTTGCAGCGTGATATGGCGATTCATCGGGATAGCTGGACGGGAATACGGAAGGGGCCGAAGGCACTGCCGTCACGGCCGAGTGTTTTGCCAAAATGACCGGCGATGGCCGTTTGGCAATGTGGACAATGCCCTTCGGCGCTCAGGTCGTAGCGCCGAATATCGTACCAGTCGCGAACAATCAGCGCGGCATGGCAATTCGGGCAGAAGGTGGTGCCGCCTTCGCTGTCGTGAACGTTGCCGGTGAAAACGTAGTGCAAGCCTGCATCAAGCGCGATGCGACGGGCTTGTGTCAGGCTGGCCGGCGGGGTGGGCGGAATGTCGCTCATCTTCCAGTCGGGATGGAACGCCGAGAAATGCAAGGGCACGTCCGGCCCGAGTTCTTTGGCTACCCAGGTAGCCAGTTCGTTGATTTCCTGAGGGCTGTCATTCTGGCCGGGGATTAGTAATGTCGTGATTTCCAGCCAGCACTCGGTTTCGTGGTGGATGTAGGCCAAGGTGTCGAGTACAGGCTGCAGGCGGGCGACACAGAGCTTGTGATAGAAATTGTCGGTGAAGGCCTTGAGGTCCACGTTGGCCGCATCCATGACCGCGAAGAATTCACGGGCCGGCTCCGGGTGGATATAGCCGGCAGTGACTGCCACATTGCGGATGCCCAATTCGCGGCAGGCGAGTGCTGTGTCGATGGCGTATTCGGCAAAGATGACCGGGTCGTTATAGGTGTAGGCCACTGCATCCGCGCCGTAATCTCTTGCGGCCCGTGCGATATCCTGCGGGCTGGCGCTGTCCATCAGGCGGTCCATGTCCTTCGATTTTGATATATCCCAGTTCTGGCAGAACTTGCAGGCGAGGTTACAGCCAGCCGTGCCGAAGGAAAGGATGCTGCTGCCGGGATAAAAATGGTTGAGCGGCTTTTTCTCGATGGGGTCGATGCAGAAGCCGGATGAGC is a genomic window containing:
- the amrS gene encoding AmmeMemoRadiSam system radical SAM enzyme, with product MLTAESLHPARWWHALPDGRVQCDLCPRDCQLHEGQRGACFVRQMVNGAMQLTTYGRSSGFCIDPIEKKPLNHFYPGSSILSFGTAGCNLACKFCQNWDISKSKDMDRLMDSASPQDIARAARDYGADAVAYTYNDPVIFAEYAIDTALACRELGIRNVAVTAGYIHPEPAREFFAVMDAANVDLKAFTDNFYHKLCVARLQPVLDTLAYIHHETECWLEITTLLIPGQNDSPQEINELATWVAKELGPDVPLHFSAFHPDWKMSDIPPTPPASLTQARRIALDAGLHYVFTGNVHDSEGGTTFCPNCHAALIVRDWYDIRRYDLSAEGHCPHCQTAIAGHFGKTLGRDGSAFGPFRIPVQLSR